A window from Aedes aegypti strain LVP_AGWG unplaced genomic scaffold, AaegL5.0 Primary Assembly AGWG_AaegL5_hic_scaff_1239_PBJ_arrow, whole genome shotgun sequence encodes these proteins:
- the LOC110680370 gene encoding LOW QUALITY PROTEIN: transmembrane GTPase Marf-like (The sequence of the model RefSeq protein was modified relative to this genomic sequence to represent the inferred CDS: deleted 1 base in 1 codon), whose translation MVEIVDKAESELFRSYVLKVSGIREVLARDHMKVAFFGRTSNGKSSVINAMLRDKILPSGIGHTTHCFCQVEGIDGDEAYLVKEGCDEKLNVTSIKQLANALCQDKLSESSLIRIFWPRKRCNLLRDDVVFVDSPGVDVSPNLNDWIDNFCLNADVFVLVLNAESTMTLAEKHFFHEVSTRLSKPNIFVLNNRWDASASEPEFQESRDLDKVKAQHQERCVDFLVKELKVASGKEAEERVFFVSARETLQARLKEAEGLPAIAGALADGFQNRYFEFQDFERKFEECISKSAVRTKFEQHSSRGKSISTEMRMMLDNIFDRANVLRNQKLEQKKKLTDRIANTETQLMQVTREMKMKIHNMVEEVEQKVAKALNEEIWRLNVLVDEFNLPFHTDPLVLNVYKKEINAHVESGLGSNLRARLSTALAMNVETAQREMTDRMTALIPSEKIITHTHHVVARNQPFEMLYTLNCQNLCSDFQEDLNFRFSWGITAFIARFNGKMRANNKKAISHNRQSSNMNVSQVMSPTSPMCLMPDNELITEEQLSVISKVAIASIGSQGTLGLLVAGVLLKTIGWRVIVGAGILYGSVYLYERLSWTNAAKEKNFKNQYVQHATRKLKLIVDLTSANCSHQVQQELSSTFARLCRVVDTATTEMNTELKDIETSLAVIEANQKQIKVLSNKANFIQRELEIFDSNYIKEN comes from the exons ATGGTGGAAATCGTGGACAAAGCCGAGTCGGAGCTATTCCGGAGCTATGTGCTGAAAGTGTCCGGCATCCGGGAGGTGCTCGCCCGTGACCACATGAAGGTGGCCTTCTTTGGGCGCACCTCCAACGGGAAAAGTTCAGTGATCAACGCTATGCTGCGGGACAAAATCCTACCGAGTGGTATCGGCCACACCACCCATTGCTTCTGCCAGGTGGAGGGCATCGATGGCGACGAGGCATACCTAGTCAAGGAAGGTTGTGATGAGAAGCTGAATGTAACG TCGATTAAACAACTTGCCAATGCGCTATGCCAGGATAAACTCTCGGAAAGCTCATTGATCAGGATATTCTGGCCACGTAAACGATGTAACTTGCTAAGGGATGATGTAGTTTTCGTTGATTCGCCCGGAGTCGATGTGTCACCTAATTTGAACGATTGGATAGACAATTTCTGCTTAAATGCTGACGTTTTCGTGTTGGTTCTCAATGCTGAATCCACTATGACCTTGGCG GAAAAACACTTCTTCCACGAAGTCTCAACCCGGCTTTCGAAACCGAACATTTTTGTGCTGAACAACCGTTGGGATGCATCGGCCTCAGAGCCGGAGTTCCAGGAATCG AGGGACCTGGATAAG GTCAAAGCACAACACCAGGAACGATGCGTCGATTTCCTCGTGAAGGAGTTGAAGGTTGCATCCGGAAAGGAGGCAGAGGAACGCGTCTTCTTCGTGTCAGCGCGTGAAACACTGCAGGCCCGATTGAAGGAAGCCGAAGGTCTGCCAGCGATTGCCGGCGCTTTGGCTGATGGTTTCCAGAACCGGTACTTTGAGTTCCAGGACTTCGAACGGAAGTTCGAGGAATGCATCTCGAAAAGTGCAGTCAGAACCAAATTTGAACAGCACAGCTCTCGCGGCAAGAGCATCTCAACGGAGATGCGCATGATGCTGGACAACATCTTCGACCGGGCGAATGTCCTGCGCAATCAGAAGCTGGAACAGAAGAAGAAACTGACTGATCGGATCGCAAATACCGAAACACAACTGATGCAAGTGACACGAGAGATGAAAATGAAGATCCACAACATGGTCGAGGAAGTCGAGCAAAAAGTGGCCAAGGCACTGAACGAGGAAATTTGGCGACTAAACGTGCTGGTGGATGAGTTCAACCTGCCTTTCCACACGGATCCATTGGTTCTGAACGTTTACAAAAAAGAAATCAACGCCCACGTGGAAAGTGGCCTTGGTTCGAATCTGAGGGCGCGACTTAGCACAGCTTTAGCCATGAACGTCGAAACAGCGCAAAGGGAAATGACCGACCGCATGACTGCGCTGATCCCGTCGGAAAAGATCATCACCCACACGCATCACGTCGTTGCGCGGAATCAACCGTTCGAGATGCTGTACACGCTGAACTGTCAAAACCTATGTTCCGATTTCCAAGAGGATCTGAATTTCCGCTTCTCCTGGGGAATCACTGCGTTCATAGCGAGGTTTAATGGCAAAATGCGAGCGAACAACAAGAAAGCAATTTCGCACAATAGGCAAAGTAGCAATATGAAT GTATCGCAAGTAATGTCTCCTACTTCACCGATGTGTCTTATGCCGGATAACGAACTGATCACAGAAGAGCAGCTGTCGGTGATATCGAAGGTGGCGATAGCTTCGATCGGATCCCAGGGCACCCTGGGGCTTCTGGTGGCCGGTGTG CTCCTGAAAACAATTGGCTGGCGAGTGATTGTGGGTGCCGGCATCCTGTATGGCAGCGTGTATCTCTACGAGCGCCTGTCCTGGACCAACGCCGCCAAagagaagaatttcaaaaaccaGTATGTGCAGCACGCCACACGGAAGCTGAAGTTGATTGTCGATCTCACTTCGGCCAACTGCAGCCACCAGGTGCAACA GGAGCTGTCCAGCACCTTCGCCCGATTGTGTCGCGTTGTCGATACC GCTACCACAGAGATGAACACTGAACTGAAGGACATCGAAACCTCCCTGGCCGTGATCGAGGCCAACCAGAAGCAAATCAAGGTGCTCAGCAATAAGGCCAACTTCATCCAGCGCGAGCTGGAAATCTTCGACAGCAACTATATCAAGGAGAACTAA